In Candidatus Aenigmatarchaeota archaeon, the following proteins share a genomic window:
- the dut gene encoding dUTP diphosphatase — protein sequence MAEPIRESVIVKIELCHPEAKLPQYANPTDAGADIFSVEGVSWNPWETKILKTGLKVAIPGGWEIQMRPRSGLSAKTPLRMPNAPATIDSGYRNEVGVIMQNTSGEPFEIKKGDRIAQMVVARSPRIEWLKVDSVAECGGDRGGGFGSTGK from the coding sequence ATGGCAGAGCCGATAAGGGAAAGCGTAATCGTGAAAATCGAGTTGTGCCATCCCGAAGCAAAGCTTCCCCAATACGCAAACCCGACAGACGCGGGAGCAGATATTTTTTCAGTTGAGGGCGTTTCCTGGAATCCCTGGGAGACAAAGATACTGAAGACCGGGCTTAAGGTTGCAATACCTGGGGGCTGGGAAATCCAGATGCGCCCGCGCTCAGGCCTCTCGGCAAAGACGCCTCTAAGAATGCCAAATGCCCCCGCCACAATTGACTCGGGCTACAGAAATGAAGTTGGGGTCATCATGCAGAATACTTCAGGTGAGCCCTTTGAAATAAAAAAAGGAGACAGGATTGCCCAGATGGTTGTAGCAAGAAGCCCCCGGATAGAATGGTTGAAGGTAGACTCTGTTGCAGAGTGCGGCGGAGACAGAGGGGGCGGATTTGGGAGTACCGGAAAGTAG
- a CDS encoding ATPase yields MPRDSDRVATGIQGLDKLIQGGFVKGSTVLLSGEAGTGKTLFSLRFLWEGLQKGEPGVYITLEETAEDIKKDAEAFGWDFSKYEKSGKFAIIEKNLFENPELDFLDLDRHKAKRLVMDSISILSIFVEDQAKLRNKLNEMIAELRRKGVTVIMVSEGTPKNPYSRLGVEEYITDAVVRLDFTPIGPQAGRNLFIKKMRRTKHSENIHPFEIGKDGIKVLSI; encoded by the coding sequence ATGCCGAGAGATTCGGACAGGGTCGCGACAGGCATTCAGGGACTTGACAAGTTGATTCAGGGTGGATTTGTAAAGGGTTCTACAGTTCTATTAAGCGGCGAGGCAGGAACAGGGAAGACGCTATTCTCTCTTCGGTTTCTTTGGGAAGGCCTTCAGAAAGGAGAGCCGGGAGTGTATATCACGCTTGAGGAAACGGCAGAAGACATAAAGAAAGATGCCGAGGCATTTGGCTGGGATTTTTCAAAATACGAAAAGTCAGGAAAATTTGCCATAATCGAAAAAAACCTTTTTGAGAACCCGGAGCTTGATTTCCTTGACCTGGACAGGCACAAGGCAAAACGGCTGGTGATGGACTCCATATCCATCCTCTCGATATTTGTGGAGGACCAGGCGAAGCTTCGAAACAAGCTGAACGAGATGATTGCGGAGTTGAGGCGAAAGGGGGTTACCGTAATAATGGTTTCCGAAGGCACACCGAAAAACCCCTATTCACGCCTTGGCGTTGAAGAGTACATAACTGATGCAGTGGTGCGCCTTGATTTTACGCCCATCGGCCCCCAGGCAGGCCGAAACTTGTTCATAAAGAAGATGAGGCGAACAAAGCACAGTGAGAATATTCACCCGTTTGAAATCGGGAAAGACGGGATAAAGGTCCTCAGCATTTAG